A region of Moorena producens PAL-8-15-08-1 DNA encodes the following proteins:
- a CDS encoding methyltransferase domain-containing protein — MQNVDFEIKIPEIESARNLPIQEEFFWLSQNGKETKLRVHDYSELYRIPDLYRHLIEKLHSISHTVLSSRLIDRVTQAGETVEDLVLLEVGAGSGMVGKALVDLGVKSVTGIDILPEAAEAAAREYPGVYENYYVEDLTNLSHTAREGLNSQSFNGLVCGSALGFNHIPAQGWATAFNAIAPNGWIAFNVQKERWEDKSSASFLAWHPWVGKTDIFEIVETHEYQHRFHLDGRPLYYIAIIGKKRGNIPES; from the coding sequence ATGCAGAACGTGGATTTTGAGATAAAAATACCAGAAATCGAAAGTGCTCGCAACTTACCCATCCAAGAAGAATTCTTTTGGCTAAGCCAAAATGGAAAGGAAACCAAGCTCAGAGTACATGACTATAGTGAATTGTACCGGATTCCTGATCTCTACAGACATTTAATTGAAAAATTGCACTCTATATCCCATACCGTACTATCTTCTCGACTGATAGATCGAGTCACCCAAGCTGGTGAAACGGTTGAGGATCTGGTACTGCTAGAAGTTGGGGCAGGAAGTGGAATGGTAGGAAAAGCTCTAGTGGACTTGGGGGTCAAGTCAGTCACTGGAATTGACATTCTTCCAGAAGCAGCTGAAGCGGCAGCACGGGAATACCCAGGAGTTTACGAGAATTACTATGTTGAAGACCTGACTAATTTAAGCCACACAGCACGGGAGGGGTTAAACAGCCAAAGCTTTAATGGTCTAGTTTGCGGATCTGCTCTTGGGTTTAATCACATTCCTGCCCAAGGCTGGGCTACCGCATTTAATGCGATCGCACCCAATGGCTGGATTGCTTTTAATGTGCAGAAAGAACGGTGGGAGGACAAAAGCTCGGCTTCTTTTCTGGCATGGCACCCTTGGGTGGGCAAAACTGACATTTTTGAGATTGTTGAAACCCATGAGTATCAGCACCGATTTCACTTGGACGGACGCCCCCTATACTATATAGCCATTATTGGCAAAAAACGAGGCAACATACCGGAAAGCTAG